In Rissa tridactyla isolate bRisTri1 chromosome 2, bRisTri1.patW.cur.20221130, whole genome shotgun sequence, a single window of DNA contains:
- the TBC1D7 gene encoding TBC1 domain family member 7 isoform X3 has product MADDSQRNFRSVYYEKVGFRGVEEKKSLEILLKDDRLDIEKLCTFSQRFPLPSMYRILVWKVLLGIIPPHHESHALVMKYRKEQYWDVHHALRVIRFINDSTPQVDVFLRIHQLESGKLPRNLAFPLEPEDEVFLAIAKAMEEMVEDPIECYWLVSCFVNQLNSKHKDSLQQLPKILEQYLNIEDNRLLMHLKACAAMSKLPYDLWFKKCFAGCLPESSLQSVTQSFPCCCLWWSCIKSSNS; this is encoded by the exons ATGGCTGATGACTCGCAGAGAAACTTCCGTTCAGTGTATTATGAAAAAGTGGGGTTTCGTGGAGTTGAAGAAAAGAAGTCACTGGAAATTCTGTTAAAAGATGACCGGTTGG ATATTGAGAAGCTTTGTACATTTAGTCAAAGGTTTCCTCTCCCATCTATGTATCGTATACTGGTGTGGAAAGTGCTTCTAG gaATTATTCCTCCTCACCATGAATCTCATGCTTTGGTGATGAAGTACCGGAAGGAGCAGTATTGGGATGTACACCATGCTCTTCGTGTAATTCGTTTTATTAATGATTCTACCCCACAGGTTGATGTTTTCCTCCGCATACATCAACTGGAATCAGGAAAACTGCCTCGAAACTTGGCTTTTCCATTG GAACCTGAAGATGAAGTGTTTCTTGCTATTGCTAAAGCAATGGAGGAAATGGTGGAGGATCCTATAGAATGCTATTGGCTTGTCAGTTGCTTTGTGAATCAGCTGAACAGCAAGCACAAAGATTCATTACAACAACTg CCAAAAATTCTGGAGCAGTATTTAAACATTGAAGATAACAGACTTCTGATGCATCTGAAAGCATGTGCTGCAATGAGCAAACTCCCTTACGATCTTTGgtttaaaaagtgttttgcagGCTGTTTACCCGAGTCCAGTTTACAGAG CGTCACACAGTCATTCCCCTGTTGCTGTCTCTGGTGGAGTTGCATCAAGAGTAGCAATAGCTGA
- the TBC1D7 gene encoding TBC1 domain family member 7 isoform X2, producing the protein MTDIEKLCTFSQRFPLPSMYRILVWKVLLGIIPPHHESHALVMKYRKEQYWDVHHALRVIRFINDSTPQVDVFLRIHQLESGKLPRNLAFPLEPEDEVFLAIAKAMEEMVEDPIECYWLVSCFVNQLNSKHKDSLQQLPKILEQYLNIEDNRLLMHLKACAAMSKLPYDLWFKKCFAGCLPESSLQRVWDKVISGSCKILVFVAVEILLTFKMKIIALTTAEKITQFLENIPQDNTDAIVSKAVDLWRTHCGTPAHSV; encoded by the exons ATGACCG ATATTGAGAAGCTTTGTACATTTAGTCAAAGGTTTCCTCTCCCATCTATGTATCGTATACTGGTGTGGAAAGTGCTTCTAG gaATTATTCCTCCTCACCATGAATCTCATGCTTTGGTGATGAAGTACCGGAAGGAGCAGTATTGGGATGTACACCATGCTCTTCGTGTAATTCGTTTTATTAATGATTCTACCCCACAGGTTGATGTTTTCCTCCGCATACATCAACTGGAATCAGGAAAACTGCCTCGAAACTTGGCTTTTCCATTG GAACCTGAAGATGAAGTGTTTCTTGCTATTGCTAAAGCAATGGAGGAAATGGTGGAGGATCCTATAGAATGCTATTGGCTTGTCAGTTGCTTTGTGAATCAGCTGAACAGCAAGCACAAAGATTCATTACAACAACTg CCAAAAATTCTGGAGCAGTATTTAAACATTGAAGATAACAGACTTCTGATGCATCTGAAAGCATGTGCTGCAATGAGCAAACTCCCTTACGATCTTTGgtttaaaaagtgttttgcagGCTGTTTACCCGAGTCCAGTTTACAGAG aGTTTGGGACAAAGTTATTAGTGGGTCCTGCAAGATTCTTGTTTTTGTTGCTGTGGAGATATTATTAACCTTTAAAATGAAGATAATAGCACTGACTACTGCAGAAAAGATCACGCAGTTTTTGGAAAAT ATTCCTCAAGACAACACTGATGCTATTGTCAGCAAAGCTGTTGATCTGTGGCGCACACACTGTGGGACTCCAGCACACTCAGTCTGA
- the TBC1D7 gene encoding TBC1 domain family member 7 isoform X1 produces the protein MADDSQRNFRSVYYEKVGFRGVEEKKSLEILLKDDRLDIEKLCTFSQRFPLPSMYRILVWKVLLGIIPPHHESHALVMKYRKEQYWDVHHALRVIRFINDSTPQVDVFLRIHQLESGKLPRNLAFPLEPEDEVFLAIAKAMEEMVEDPIECYWLVSCFVNQLNSKHKDSLQQLPKILEQYLNIEDNRLLMHLKACAAMSKLPYDLWFKKCFAGCLPESSLQRVWDKVISGSCKILVFVAVEILLTFKMKIIALTTAEKITQFLENIPQDNTDAIVSKAVDLWRTHCGTPAHSV, from the exons ATGGCTGATGACTCGCAGAGAAACTTCCGTTCAGTGTATTATGAAAAAGTGGGGTTTCGTGGAGTTGAAGAAAAGAAGTCACTGGAAATTCTGTTAAAAGATGACCGGTTGG ATATTGAGAAGCTTTGTACATTTAGTCAAAGGTTTCCTCTCCCATCTATGTATCGTATACTGGTGTGGAAAGTGCTTCTAG gaATTATTCCTCCTCACCATGAATCTCATGCTTTGGTGATGAAGTACCGGAAGGAGCAGTATTGGGATGTACACCATGCTCTTCGTGTAATTCGTTTTATTAATGATTCTACCCCACAGGTTGATGTTTTCCTCCGCATACATCAACTGGAATCAGGAAAACTGCCTCGAAACTTGGCTTTTCCATTG GAACCTGAAGATGAAGTGTTTCTTGCTATTGCTAAAGCAATGGAGGAAATGGTGGAGGATCCTATAGAATGCTATTGGCTTGTCAGTTGCTTTGTGAATCAGCTGAACAGCAAGCACAAAGATTCATTACAACAACTg CCAAAAATTCTGGAGCAGTATTTAAACATTGAAGATAACAGACTTCTGATGCATCTGAAAGCATGTGCTGCAATGAGCAAACTCCCTTACGATCTTTGgtttaaaaagtgttttgcagGCTGTTTACCCGAGTCCAGTTTACAGAG aGTTTGGGACAAAGTTATTAGTGGGTCCTGCAAGATTCTTGTTTTTGTTGCTGTGGAGATATTATTAACCTTTAAAATGAAGATAATAGCACTGACTACTGCAGAAAAGATCACGCAGTTTTTGGAAAAT ATTCCTCAAGACAACACTGATGCTATTGTCAGCAAAGCTGTTGATCTGTGGCGCACACACTGTGGGACTCCAGCACACTCAGTCTGA